A DNA window from Elephas maximus indicus isolate mEleMax1 chromosome 17, mEleMax1 primary haplotype, whole genome shotgun sequence contains the following coding sequences:
- the LOC126060190 gene encoding olfactory receptor 8D4-like — translation MDMRNHSTVAEFLLSGLTDQPELQLPLFCLFLLIYMVTVVGNLGMISIIGLNSQLHMPMYHLLSNFSFIDVCYSSVVTPKMLAGFLCRDKAISYHGCMTQLFFSLYCVISECYMLVAMAYDHYVAICSPLLYNVIMSPQVCSLLVAAVFSIGFTDAVIHTGCILRLSFCDSNIISHYFCDVVPLIKLSCSSTYIDELLIFIIGGFNMVAPSLSIIISYAFILSSILRIHSKEGRSKAFSTYSSHLTAVLIFYGSLMSMYLKPASNSSLTQEKVSSVFYTTVIPMLNPLIYSLRNKDVKNTLVKLLRRKISS, via the coding sequence ATGGATATGAGAAACCATTCCACAGTGGCTGAGTTTCTTCTTTCAGGATTAACTGACCAACCAGAGCTTCAGCTGCCCCTTTTCTGCCTCTTTTTATTGATCTACATGGTTACCGTGGTGGGAAACCTCGGTATGATCTCAATAATTGGGTTGAATTCTCAACTTCACATGCCCATGTACCATTTACTCAGTAATTTCTCTTTTATAGATGTCTGTTATTCTTCTGTCGTTACCCCCAAAATGCTGGCTGGGTTTTTATGCAGAGATAAAGCTATATCCTACCATGGATGCATGACTCAGCTGtttttttccctgtattgtgtcaTATCAGAATGCTACATGTTGGTGGCAATGGCCTATGATcactatgttgccatctgtaGCCCATTGCTTTATAATGTCATCATGTCCCCTCAGGTCTGCTCTCTGCTGGTGGCTGCTGTCTTCTCAATAGGTTTTACAGATGCTGTGATTCATACAGGTTGTATATTAAGGTTGTCCTTCTGCGACTcaaacatcattagccattatttcTGTGATGTTGTCCCTCTTATTAAACTCTCCTGTTCCAGCACTTACATTGATGAGCTTTTGATTTTCATCATTGGTGGGTTTAACATGGTGGCCCCCAGCCTGTCAATCATCATTTCCTATGCTTTCATCCTCTCCAGCATCCTCCGCATCCACTCTAAAGAGGGCAGGTCCAAAGCCTTTAGCACCTACAGTTCCCACCTGACAGCTGTTCTTATATTTTATGGGTCCCTCATGTCCATGTATCTCAAGCCTGCTTCCAACAGTTCACTCACCCAGGAGAAAGTGTCCTCGGTGTTCTATACCACTGTGATTCCCATGTTGAACCCCCTGATATATAGTCtgaggaacaaggatgtgaaaAATACACTGGTAAAACTCTTAAGAAGAAAGATATCTTCATAA